The Vespula vulgaris chromosome 14, iyVesVulg1.1, whole genome shotgun sequence DNA segment ccgtaagaaaatatttttaaaatgatatcttAAATTCATGGagattttgtatatatatataaagtcagatctctctctatatataaaacttgaaTTGCTATGTAATCGTAATACCATATGCAATTGCAAACCATGGAAGATGCCACacctttttaattaaactgaTCAacatttctctatatatatatatcagagtTTAAAACAGACAATTGTATAAGTTTTTGGTGTATATGATAtgagtatgtatgtaaaatcgatttattacaTTCTCTGCTTCCTTGTGCTGTTTTGTTTACAGTTTTACTGTAGAATTTGTTATTAGTACGCACAGTACATCGTCTTGATGTGGGCTGTCTTGCATACCAGCCAAACATTAGAGATACATACAATTAAATGAAAGAAGCAGAGGATAAGTGTATGCAAAATAAAATGCAGTATAAATGATTGAGTGTATGGCAGGTATGTTAATTGTGTGATAAAAAGGGAGCATGAATGTGTAAgcatagaagaagaaaaaaacaaatctatAGCAAATAATTGTACATAAATGCTGAAGTTCAAATGTATTCCTATTATTATCACTTATGTGTATAAGTCACTGATCGAATCTAAATCGAACGttacttgtttttttatatatatattataaatatatataaaacggcTGGATCAAGATCTATATTCGAACGTCGTAAAAAGTCTACTAACCTGTACAATCTGTCAGGTGGAATTAGGATTCGgtccatgaaaaaaaaaaccataaaTACTGTAACTAAATATGCTTTATTAAATGGGTGTTTATTAAGCATCTTTCCATCTTGTTCAACTATGTTCTTTGTAATCCTATTTTATGCCGACGCATCAAAGAAAGTATTTATTAGAGATTTAACTTGTTCTGGTGTATATTTGACGTATTTTCCTGGATTTTTTGAGAAAGATACTCCAcgatatttgttataaaaagcAGTGTACAAGGGAACGATAGCTTGTTCAAGTTCTTTACGTATCTCTTCTCGTAAACGTCCATCAGGTACAGAATAAGAGCGTTGACATTTAGCAAGCTCTTCCAGTTCCCTTGTAAATCCTAAGAACTTCTCTTTGAGTATTTTAGAACCAGGTTctgtaaaaagaaacaaagtgtaatttaatcaaatttataaaatcgtagctatcaatttatatattaaattaaaaaccTGGTTCATCGGATGAATGTTCAAGAAAACCACGAGCTTTAACAAGCGTTGTAGAGACATAATTGGACTTATCTTTGAGAAGTAAATCAACGTAAGTTTGTTCGATAGTTGGTTCTGCTAATAGCAAAAGTTCCATTAGAGAACTGCGACGTAAAGCATTTACAACATAGTTATGATTGTTTAAACGAAAAAGCGCTCGCAATGAAGGATCAGAATACGATGCATCACTTTTGCTGACTAATGCTAAGTTCAATTGTGCTAAGACCTTTTctgtaataatgtaaagtcATTAATTATGTTTAATTGTATAGTTGTTGCAATTAAAATTAGAGTAATACTAACTAATATAAATGCCAAGTACAATTTTATGTGcattttctgtttgttttgcAGAAGATGGAATAACAGATTCCACATCTGCGTTACGTCGAAGAACAGTTCCTGCAGTGTCTGCATATTCAGCTAATTGTTCTAGAAAAACTAAGACATTGCTTGTACCTTCCGCTACAGTACCATCTTTAGGTAAAATTGCACTGGATTCATTTCTGACACTTTCTGCGAAATCTTCTAAAGCTTTAGCTCcctaaaaaatattcttattattagtaCAAATAAGAGGTTCTTGATAGCATATCAAGGATAGATCTTCTAAGAATAGATATTTCAACGTACTGTTCCGTTCAATGCATTGAGTACAGAGGCAAATTTAGATCTAAGGGCATAATCACATCCTTCTACTGCCCTCTCTAAATCTGGCTTAAGTTCTCCAAGATGTTTCAAAATTGGAAAAACGACCAGAACTGCAGAAAAATCACGTCTTGCGATACATCGTTTAGCCCTTGTTGCAATACTTTCTCCATCGTGAGCCACAAGATCCATAGCATTGCGTACCGTAGCTTCAAGTACTTGAAGTTGTAAAGAAGGTGGCAGAATTCTACTAACCAACGAGCGTTCTGCTTGCATAAGTTTATGGAGTCCTGCagttaataaaagataattttccaTTTCCTGCTCATCCGGTGCTACATCTTCTATTGAA contains these protein-coding regions:
- the LOC127069053 gene encoding exocyst complex component 7, with the translated sequence MHTTLNDTSERRFEIQCKLESENAALEALKEAEERSRKLTSGVLGILSSLEQRLATLRRTILPVYNETGNLQSQQHNIEKTLSILDHAIGYYGVCQEVEKSIRNGPSSSAGLSNFLDAMNRLYNAQRYFQKNNPSSVELENVTSLFAIGLEALYTEFHDILTRQSKPILPIILLDLIGSDEDTSGEDAPQSLCQLPEAVMDDLLKIAGWLEERGQHKHAKIYASVRSSIVLRSLQLLKEHQRSASGGSTHAGSPMPRAKFANRHSSGTQETTGRWASRRLQHALEKKASKMLFRASQTTGFGLSLTASRKPQPQLSGYSIEDVAPDEQEMENYLLLTAGLHKLMQAERSLVSRILPPSLQLQVLEATVRNAMDLVAHDGESIATRAKRCIARRDFSAVLVVFPILKHLGELKPDLERAVEGCDYALRSKFASVLNALNGTGAKALEDFAESVRNESSAILPKDGTVAEGTSNVLVFLEQLAEYADTAGTVLRRNADVESVIPSSAKQTENAHKIVLGIYIKKVLAQLNLALVSKSDASYSDPSLRALFRLNNHNYVVNALRRSSLMELLLLAEPTIEQTYVDLLLKDKSNYVSTTLVKARGFLEHSSDEPEPGSKILKEKFLGFTRELEELAKCQRSYSVPDGRLREEIRKELEQAIVPLYTAFYNKYRGVSFSKNPGKYVKYTPEQVKSLINTFFDASA